In the genome of Gammaproteobacteria bacterium, the window GAGTCACCTTGCAGCCGATCGGCATGTTGTCGCGAATCTTGAACGCAGCAACCGATTTGCGAGCCAGGGTCGTTACCGGCTTCTGGCCAGCAATCTTCTCCATGTCTCCACGAGCTTTCTCAATAACCTTCTTGTCGACGACCGCATCACCCACGCCCATATTGAGCGTGATCTTGGTGATCTTTGGCACCTGCATGGGGTTGCTGAGTTTCAGCTTCTCCATCAGCTGCGGCACGATGGTTTCTCTGTAGTAATCCTGCAATCTGGACATGATCAGCTCCGGCGACGTTAGACGTCGACCACCTCCCCGTTCGAACGATAAACCCGCACCTTGGTGCCATCCTCAAGGGTCTTGAACCCGACCCGGTCACCTTTCTTGGTGATCGGGTTAAAAAGCATTACGTTGGATATATGCAGCGGCATTTCCTTGTCGACGATGCCGCCGGGCTGGCCGGCCTGCGGGTTGGCCTTAACGTGCTTCTTGGCCACATTCAGGCCTTCGACCAGTACGCGGCTGTCGCCGACCAGTGACAACACGGTGCCGCGGCGCCCCAGGTCCTTGCCTGCTATCACCACAACGTCGTCGCCTTTCTTTATCCGTTTCATTTCTGTTCCGCTCCTCAGAGCACTTCCGGCGCCAGCGAAATAATTTTCATAAATTTCGCTGTGCGCAGTTCACGGGTCACCGGGCCAAAAATACGCGTGCCGATTGGCTCCAGCCTGGCATTCAGCAGCACTGCGGCATTGCCGTCGAAGCGAATCAGCGAACCGTCCGGGCGTCGCACACCCTTGCGCGAACGCACTACAACGGCGTTGTATATTTCGCCCTTCTTGACCTTGCCACGCGGGATGGCGTCCTTGACGCTCACCTTGATGACATCACCAACGTTGGCGTAGCGACGCTTCGAGCCGCCCAGCACCTTGATGCACTGGAGCCGGCGAGCACCACTGTTGTCTGCCGCGTTTAGCACCGTTTGCATCTGAATCATCGTCTTGCTCCTGTCAGCGGCTCGCGCGCTCGATAATGCTGACCAGGCGGTAAGTTTTACGCCTGGACAGCGGGCGGCACGAGGCAATACTTACTGTATCGCCGGTACGACACTCGTTCTCTTCGTCATGCGCCATCACCTTGCTGGTAAGACGGATGTACTTGCCGTACACCGGGTGACGCACCTGGCGCTGAACAGCAACAGTGATGGACTTGTCCATCTTGTCGCTGACCACCTGCCCGGTGAGGGTGCGGATCGTGCCGCTTTCTGTTGTGGCGTTTGCTTCGCTCATGCCCCTGCTCTTTCATTCATGATGGTCTTGATGCGCGCAATATTGCGGCGCACTTTGCCGAACTGATCGGTGCGTGCGAGCTGACCGGTCCCCTGCTGCATGCGCAGGTTGAACTCCTCGCGCCGCAGCTTGAGTAATTCTTCAGCCAGTTGCTCATCGCTGTGATCACGCAGTTTGCTTGCTTTCATCACATCACCTGCCGTGACACGAAGGTGGTCTGGACCGGCAGCTTGGCCGCGGCCAGGCGAAATGCCTCGCGCGCGATCTCTTCGCTGACGCCTTCGATTTCGTACAGCACCTTGCCCGGCTGGATTTTCGCCACCCAGTACTCGACGCTGCCCTTGCCTTTACCCTGACGCACTTCCAGCGGCTTTTTGGTCACCGGAACGTCCGGGAAAACCCGAATCCAGATTTTGCCGCCGCGCTTGATGTAGCGGGTCATGGCGCGACGTGCCGCCTCGATCTGCCGCGCGGTAATGCGGCCGCGATCGGTCGACTTAAGGCCGAACTCACCAAATGACACCGCACTGCCACGGGTCGACAGGCCACGGTTGCGGCCTTTCATTTGTTTGCGGAACTTGGTCCGTTTTGGTTGCAACATCTCAGTAAACCTCAGCTCGCCGCAGTAGCCGGCTTCGACGGCTTGGATGCGGGTTTGCCGGAATCGGCGCTGTCGTCAGCCTCTTCCGGGCCAAAAACCTCACCCTTGAATATCCATACCTTGACGCCGATGATCCCGTAGGTAGTGCGGGCCTCGGCCAGGCCATAGTCGATATCGGCACGCAACGTGTGCAGTGGCACACGGCCCTCGCGATACCACTCGCTGCGGGCAATTTCCGCCCCGTTGAGCCGGCCGGCAACTTTCACCTTGATGCCACCGGCGCCGATACGCATGGTGTTGGTTACCGCGCGCTTCATGGCGCGGCGAAACATCACGCGACGCTCCAGCTGCTGCGCCAGACCCTCGGCCACCAGCTGCGCATCGAGCTCCGGCTTGCGGATCTCGGCGATGTTGATACGAACGTCCTGCAGCGGCATGTCCATCATGCGCGACACCTCGGTACGCAGCTTCTCGATGTCCTCGCCCTTCTTGCCAATCACGATACCCGGCCGCGCCGTGTGAATCGTGATGTGCGCTTTTTTCGCCGGCCGTTCTATCTGGATGCGGCTGACCGACGCCTGCGACAGCCGCTTCTTGAGGAAGTTGCGAATCAGGTGATCGGTGTACACGTGGTCCGCATAGGATTTCGAATCGGCATACCACTTCGACGACCAGTCTTTGGTGATACCGAGCCTGATACCTATTGGATGGACTTTTTGACCCATAACTTAAATCCTTACTCGTCCGCCACGCGTATCGTGATGTGGCTGTTTTGTTTGATTATGCGGTTGGCGCGACCCTTTGCACGCGGCTTCCAGCGCTTGAACATCGGCGCCTGGTCGACGGTGATCGCGGACACCCGCAGCTCGTCGATATCGGCACCGTCATTGTGCTCGGCATTGGCGATGGCCGACTCCAGCAACTTGCGCAGGATGGCGGCACTCTTGTTCGGCGCATGCTGCAGCAACTGCAGTGCGTCACCGACCGGCTTGCCGCGGATCATGTCCGCAAACAACCGGCACTTTTGCGGCGAAATGCGGGCGAACCTGAGTCTTGCTGCGGTTTCCATCACTTCCTCACTTGGTCTTCTTGTCACCCGAGTGACCCTTGAAGGTCCGGGTGGCGGCAAATTCGCCCAGCTTGTGGCCAACCATGTTCTCGGAGATCAGCACCGGAACGTGGGCACGGCCGTTGTGTATGGCTATCGTCAAACCCACCATGTCAGGCAGGATCATCGAGCGGCGCGACCAGGTCTTGATCGGCCGGCGATCATTGGCTGCAGCCGCTGTCCGCACCTTGTTTTCCAGGTGCAGGTCGACAAATGGGCCTTTCTTTACCGAACGTGGCATCTCGCCTTACCTCACTTCTTCCGTTTGCGCTGACGAGCAATCATGTTGCTGGTGCGCTTGTTCTTGCGTGTCTTGTAACCCTTTGTGG includes:
- the rplN gene encoding 50S ribosomal protein L14 yields the protein MIQMQTVLNAADNSGARRLQCIKVLGGSKRRYANVGDVIKVSVKDAIPRGKVKKGEIYNAVVVRSRKGVRRPDGSLIRFDGNAAVLLNARLEPIGTRIFGPVTRELRTAKFMKIISLAPEVL
- the rplV gene encoding 50S ribosomal protein L22 translates to METAARLRFARISPQKCRLFADMIRGKPVGDALQLLQHAPNKSAAILRKLLESAIANAEHNDGADIDELRVSAITVDQAPMFKRWKPRAKGRANRIIKQNSHITIRVADE
- the rpsC gene encoding 30S ribosomal protein S3; protein product: MGQKVHPIGIRLGITKDWSSKWYADSKSYADHVYTDHLIRNFLKKRLSQASVSRIQIERPAKKAHITIHTARPGIVIGKKGEDIEKLRTEVSRMMDMPLQDVRINIAEIRKPELDAQLVAEGLAQQLERRVMFRRAMKRAVTNTMRIGAGGIKVKVAGRLNGAEIARSEWYREGRVPLHTLRADIDYGLAEARTTYGIIGVKVWIFKGEVFGPEEADDSADSGKPASKPSKPATAAS
- the rplP gene encoding 50S ribosomal protein L16; amino-acid sequence: MLQPKRTKFRKQMKGRNRGLSTRGSAVSFGEFGLKSTDRGRITARQIEAARRAMTRYIKRGGKIWIRVFPDVPVTKKPLEVRQGKGKGSVEYWVAKIQPGKVLYEIEGVSEEIAREAFRLAAAKLPVQTTFVSRQVM
- the rpmC gene encoding 50S ribosomal protein L29; its protein translation is MKASKLRDHSDEQLAEELLKLRREEFNLRMQQGTGQLARTDQFGKVRRNIARIKTIMNERAGA
- the rplX gene encoding 50S ribosomal protein L24 — protein: MKRIKKGDDVVVIAGKDLGRRGTVLSLVGDSRVLVEGLNVAKKHVKANPQAGQPGGIVDKEMPLHISNVMLFNPITKKGDRVGFKTLEDGTKVRVYRSNGEVVDV
- the rpsS gene encoding 30S ribosomal protein S19 yields the protein MPRSVKKGPFVDLHLENKVRTAAAANDRRPIKTWSRRSMILPDMVGLTIAIHNGRAHVPVLISENMVGHKLGEFAATRTFKGHSGDKKTK
- the rplE gene encoding 50S ribosomal protein L5 encodes the protein MSRLQDYYRETIVPQLMEKLKLSNPMQVPKITKITLNMGVGDAVVDKKVIEKARGDMEKIAGQKPVTTLARKSVAAFKIRDNMPIGCKVT
- the rpsQ gene encoding 30S ribosomal protein S17, producing the protein MSEANATTESGTIRTLTGQVVSDKMDKSITVAVQRQVRHPVYGKYIRLTSKVMAHDEENECRTGDTVSIASCRPLSRRKTYRLVSIIERASR